In Cicer arietinum cultivar CDC Frontier isolate Library 1 chromosome 7, Cicar.CDCFrontier_v2.0, whole genome shotgun sequence, the genomic window attattgagtaGATACTTATGCATTTGTTGATGTGAATGACTTTTTGCTTGTACACTTATGCAATTTATGTtacttaaataaaactcaagtatAATCATTAGTAAATCATCATTtgtaaaacttaatcatttgtTTCATaagatttgtttttattaaaacatacatcaaaaatatttttacctGACCTCGTTTACCTTTAGATTGGTCTAGGAGATAAGAACTCAAAGTCCTCCAACAATTGATATGAACTAATTGGTAGTACTATGAATTTATGGTGTTACATCCTCACACATGATCGTTTTcctaattaattgaaattttaaatcatttccTCATtagtttaatttgttaaaatatttaggTGCTAAGAGTTACTTTGGTATGTAAAATGTGTGAGACGTCGTCGTTATAGtatctcatatttaaatatattaaaatgataaaCAGATCTTCATGTACATCTCCataattttttagtaattttattgattaaattgttcaataaaagacacatttgataaataaataaattaactaaatatatattttaaaattaatataactataaaaaatatatttagttgtattttttgtaattttcatACATTTAAGTTATAAGAGGGATTCAAAAGACCAAATCAGTTTACCAAAATTTCACTTATTGAGACTAGAAAGAAACTTGTTAAACTTGGGTTCTCACCCTCGTTTGTGATCCATTACTCCATTTAGGCGCTTAGTTCCCCGCATATGAACCACTTGGATTAAGATAGATACTAAATATAGATTTGTGATGAGTAAATTGTCATATTGCTGGCTTTGTGGGACTAATATTCTATGAGCATAGAAATAACGCAAACACCAACTTCATTATTTAGTATATACATCAAGATATGATGTATAATTGTAAAAATTGAGTACATGTTTGAATACTCAATAAATTCAATAGAATCACAATaaatcattataattttataaaaattatactttaaAACTTCAATAAAATTATTCGTTACTTTGAAAACTAGCATCTATTACTTAGTTTTACTAATTTTTATCTCATTATTTCCACCGACACAACACAATCACCCAAATACAAAAAAGAACTTTAGGATTGGCCGATTTAAGGTAAATATGCGAACATATCAACAATTTGTCAGCAAATATAGTTGTTCCAAAAGTGCTGCGTGGATGTGAATGTGACTCGGGTCCAATTCATATCGTTATGGACGCGGTGACCTTGAACCCCCAACAGGGCCAAGACAAAAATTTCCTTTTGGAACTAATCTTCTACCTTAATttcatttgttaaaatattcgattaaagaataatattgttatttgaCCCTTTCTAATTTTCTCACTTTCTTTTCTTATCATAAGAAATTTATCATATCACAGTCGTTGCAAGCCTATCATTTACcagaattattttattttattccacATGAAAAACAAGGTATTTGCGTAGTTGcgtactaaaatataaaattccaCCGATctctactttttttattttgatggaaCATATATACTCTTTCAAttaatgattaatgatgttTTGGTTAGttatctaattttaaaataaccaGTTGACATTATGATATTAGATTATTAGTAATAGTATTAAGTAAAGGAAAGTTGGTCTATTTCAAAAGGATATATTATGTGTGTGGGTGTGAGTCATTTTTACAGGGGAATGTGATTATGTGAAGATTATGTAAATATAGTTGGCAACACAGAAGAGGGGCAAGGGCGcaatatgcatgcatatatgGTTGAGTGTAATTTTCAGTAGCGGTGACTTGTGAACTGTATAACTTAATCATACTGCACAAGAGGCCAGGGCAAGTTGGGCAGCCGTACAGTGAACCGCCGCCACTTGAATTCAAAACCAACAACGATAAGGGCTGCAAGCCTGCAACAGCATATCCATATAGTATTATAATGAATGTAATTAGTTGTCTCTAATATCGGTTTGTTTTTAATAATGCTTATGTCTTAATTCAAATGCATTTAGTGTGAAAGTTTTTTATATTGgcaattaattatattcattaaataaaaaatattttggtttttattgtatttaattaaaaaatagtataaatgaGAATTTGTGATTGATCCACGATTAAAGAGTTTTACACTTGATAGCAgaagaaataaacaaaaatacatttatagtCATTTAAGTTTAACTCAATTCTCGGTTAGGTGTATTGAGTTTATTTTATCTCATTTAGTAATTTCAGTTATATTTTGTTTGCATTGTTAGTCTATTATCTCAAATTCAGCAACAATTAATTAGTTCAATTGAAACTTTTTGATCATTTAAAATTCTATCAAATGTTGCAAATATCAGAAAATATTTACCAAAACTTATAAATGGTCTATCAAtataatgaatatttttaaCATCCTCCGCATGCAAAATAGTTTTGACAATCAACTTGTTGCATGATGTTTCGATGAAATCTTAATATTTCACAACAATAATTCgagaaaaattttaaacttaaagAACTGCATATATAGTTTAAGATATCTTAAAAGTTAATTGTGTaaacaaatgtaatttaaatgaCCAAATTAGGAAAAAATAAACTGATAAGACCTAAGCGAAAATTGAGCTAAACTTAAATGACTAaattttttcctaaaaaaaattgcttaattgcaattttggtgCCATTAATTTCACTAATTCATGAAATTTatcctcctattttaaaagtcggtAGTTTTGGTCTCTCCCTTTTATTTTTGAACTGAAAAATAACGATCTGACATATTTTCAATGATGTTGCATACATTCATGATATAAAACCATCTAGATACATTTAGTTACTCATAtgtcatttaattaaattacaaaaatgaataatttatgaaattaaaagtgaaaattttATAAACCTTTATTGCAGTCATTTTACGTATCATACGAACAAATCACACatctttagttaaaaaatcaaaataatgaaCGAAaactgttaaattttttttaaaaaagacaaattttctaaatttataaaaataaaaagactaaaactcCTACAATGGATATATACTACACCAACAAGATATCaaacttaatattattatttttttttacagtttcatattatttcaaaattaataaataaatctaattaTGTCAATAAcgataaaaattgaataaacagATTTGATCAAAATCGAAGTCAATCGAATAAATAACCCAACCAAAGCAAACCTAACAACCCTGTCAGTTTGATATTTAAATCACAGGTATTTTTCCCCTCAAAATTGAAGCTACGAAAACCAATACGAACACATCCATATTTATTTCTACTACCTATCTATATGAATTGAATGTTGTTAGTAGCTAACAAGATACACCTACATGGTTACATGTACACGCATGACTAAGAGAGAGAAAGCAATGTTAGCCTGACAGCACTGCAAGTcatcaaagaagaagaaataaaCAGTTGAAGAAAACAAAATGTCCAAGTTTATCCAAATCTCACCAACACGTTGGATTTGCGCGGCATAAATCCATTAATAAATAACTACATGTCAACGGTCCTACTCGCACATTAAACTACTCTCTCCGCGTTTATCAATCATTTAATGcttcttcatatatatattctaaCTCATTTCCTCCCATAATTCACAACACAAATCCATTTTCAGACCCCACAgcacaaaacacaaaaacatcATCGGAACAAAAATGAAACTACTTTGGTCCCCTGATACAGCATCCAAAGCATACATCGACACAGTAAAACATGTAAGCAAACAACCACTCAATTATACTCCATccatataaaaacataaaacacatttaaataattatttcaatattaattttcactaacattttaatttgattggTGTTGAACAGTGCAAAGTTTCGGGTGGTTCCGGCGTGGCGGAGCTTATATCGGCGATGGCGGCAGGGTGGAACGCGAAAGTGATAGTGGAAACATGGTCGGAAGGAGGTGTTATAGAAACAAGCAAAGGTTTGGCAATAGCGAGAAGACACGCGTGTGGGAGACACGTGTGCATAGTCCCTAACGAGAGATCAAAATTGGAGTACTTTGAGAGAATGGGGGAAACAGGAACATCGACGGAAATAATGGTTGGAGAAGCAGAGGAAATTATTGAAGGGTTAATCGAAGGAATAGATTTCATGGTGGTTGATTGTAAGGGAATTAAGGATTTAACGAGAGTTTTGAAGGTGGCTAAATTAAGCGTTAAGGGTGCGGTTTTGATTTGTAAGAATGCTTATTCGAGGGGTAGTAATGGTAATTTTAAATGGGAGAATGTTGTTGTAGAAGGAGGATCGTGTTCCCGTCGTGTTGTTCGTTCTGTGTTTCTTCCTGTAGGGAAGGGACTTGATATTGCACATGTTTCTGGTACTGGGGGTAATTTGGTCAAAGGTGGTGGTAATGCTCATAAGAGATGGATTAAGCATATTGATCAACGATCAGGGGAGATGCATGTTATTAGACGATTATAGAAACAAGCAAAGGTTTGGCAATAGCGAGAAGACACGCGTGTGGGAGACACGTGTGCATAGTCCCTAACGAGAGATCAAAATTGGAGTACTTTGAGAGAATGGGGGAAACAGGAACATCGACGGAAATAATGGTTGGAGAAGCAGAGGAAATTATTGAAGGGTTAATCGAAGGAATAGATTTCATGGTGGTTGATTGTAAGGGAATTAAGGATTTAACGAGAGTTTTGAAGGTGGCTAAATTAAGCGTTAAGGGTGCGGTTTTGATTTGTAAGAATGCTTATTCGAGGGGTAGTAATGGTAATTTTAAATGGGAGAATGTTGTTGTAGAAGGAGGATCGTGTTCCCGTCGTGTTGTTCGTTCTGTGTTTCTTCCTGTAGGGAAGGGACTTGATATTGCACATGTTTCTGGTACTGGGGGTAATTTGGTCAAAGGTGGTGGTAATGCTCATAAGAGATGGATTAAGCATATTGATCAACGATCAGGGGAGATGCATGTTATTAGACGATGATTTAATTCATAATCATTTAATCCATACCTAGCtagcttttcttttttttttttttttttttttattcctttgGTTGTATTATCATCttaattgtgtttattttaacaAGTGTACtgtgataaacttaattatagcaaaatttaatttcgtaaaaatgatttgaataaaattcattttgaagTAATCTGAAAACAAGTTTAAAGTCAAATCTAACATAAAAGTTAGTGtattgtaaaaaaagaaaaaaaacttaaaagtttCGGTCAAATTTAACATAGAACTTAGAAGAATGAATGAA contains:
- the LOC101510910 gene encoding uncharacterized protein, translating into MKLLWSPDTASKAYIDTVKHCKVSGGSGVAELISAMAAGWNAKVIVETWSEGGVIETSKGLAIARRHACGRHVCIVPNERSKLEYFERMGETGTSTEIMVGEAEEIIEGLIEGIDFMVVDCKGIKDLTRVLKVAKLSVKGAVLICKNAYSRGSNGNFKWENVVVEGGSCSRRVVRSVFLPVGKGLDIAHVSGTGGNLVKGGGNAHKRWIKHIDQRSGEMHVIRRL
- the LOC140921104 gene encoding uncharacterized protein encodes the protein MGETGTSTEIMVGEAEEIIEGLIEGIDFMVVDCKGIKDLTRVLKVAKLSVKGAVLICKNAYSRGSNGNFKWENVVVEGGSCSRRVVRSVFLPVGKGLDIAHVSGTGGNLVKGGGNAHKRWIKHIDQRSGEMHVIRR